The sequence cattctgaaaataaattatatcttaatgattattttttctttattgccATTCATTTGTACATCTACAAAGTacttaccaaattaattgtaaattttaagaaaagtccTCTACAAATTTATAGGTACTTTATTATTATCTGTGACCACTATTTTCGGAAGAGTTTTTTATTACCGGggaactaaaaatataaactatcataAAACAGACTATCGGTTCTCGTGTCCTGCCTAAAGGAAGTCATAACGGTGAGGAGGTGGTCACTATGTTCCTAAATacttcttgttattacgcaaggtaaaattcagtataaattaggttaccataaatatgttactagtagtaccaaagtttaAGATAGCGATCATGAGCGCTCACGTGactttaggtactatctcgagaggTGTTTTTCTTTTATCGCCAGAAGTGCGGAGTAGCGTCCAAGATCATGTCCTAGACTTCAACCTGGTCCATCAGATCACGTCGGTTGATCTGGCACGTGGTTTTGAGGTCGGAAAAGTGCGGATCGGAAACGCCTCTAGCCATCAAAGCGGGCTTTGGTGGCGCCTTCCGCAGCACCCTtcacttctggcgaaaaaaaaaacatccctggatatattacttaaatttcaagctcagatcacgtgagtgaTCGTTTaacgttatatatttattatacgtacctatttatttatgtattaatataggctAATAAcatatagtagatagggacagagtagaTTCCTTCTCACAGACATCGCTTCTTTTTGGGAGGCAGAAGACAAGATCCAGTGGTCATACTGAcgtaatatttcacaataaaatctGTTCCTTCTAATGATTTCCTTTCTTTGAGTCCTCGTTTTAGAAAAATAGTACCTTTCGGattaataccaaagtacctaGTTATTTTCACCATAGGGTATGAAGACTCCATGGAGGCACATTCTTACATCGAGGCCAGTATGGGCATTGACTGCCGCTCATTTCTCTTTTAACTGGGGGAAATGGACGCTAATAACAGAACTATCCAGCTTCTTGAGACACGTTTATGGGTACGATATAAAAAGTGTAAGTACCGTTGTTGAAGATAATAGTTCATATCATGCTAATTAACATATAACCATAACACTTATAggtgtaggttttattgcatttcttggaagaaagtatttatttttcagaatggTTTGCTATCAGCCCTACCTCCAGTATGCTGTCTACTAATGGTATTAGTATTCTCATACATAGCAGATTTCATAAACATGAAAGAATTCATTTCGCTGACTCTATCTAGGAAGATATCGAATTCTATAGGTGAGAGTTTTATAATTGAACGCTAAAAGGGATACTGTTGCATAATTATATATTGGATTAGTCTGTCTTTAGAAGTGTAGTTATAAGTACTAAACTATTTATCTGTTAGAAAGTTCAACACTTTCGTACTGGCTaacgataaaaatgtatttatcacgaattaataagtaaattgtaaacaaataataataacaatacgtaaaaatgaaatgaataaggataatatttaaataaaaattattataagcaatcaaattatataatatgaatcataattttttattattaattattttttactaatcatcgattgttaatttatgtaaatggtaAAACTGGGAAGTAACTAATTACTAATTTGAAAGTTTTCTTATACcctcagaaataaaaaaatctattttgttaagagagcattattatttaaaaagacaaacaaaTCTCATCTCAATACGTTCACCTTGGACAGCGTTTTCATATTAGCCATGGACAAGCTTGTGACAATGAATACTTGTGTGCTTTTCAATAAATAcacttaacaataattaatatattcacttattttacttcaaaagGATGTAGTaaggtaattaatttaattatttataattataattaatttttatctaatagCTTTCATAGCATTAACCATGCGCTTTGAAATTGCATACTTAAAATGACTGTTTTATGTTTAAGCCCAGTGGGGAAGTGCCATAGGTCTGTGCACGATGGCGTTTGTCTCCAACCCAACCAGTGCGGTAATTCTTCTCACAGTCTCAATAGCTCTGACGGCGGGGGTCCTTCACGGGTAGTATAGCAAATCCTTTGGACCTCTCTCCCAACTTTACAGGACTCATCATGGGGATCACTTTCGGTTTGGGTACTCTGTCTGCCATCCTTGGGCCTTCCATAACAGGGTTTCATCGTCACTGATGAGGTAAGTTTAAAGGAGTGGTGTGGATGCGGTACGTTATCGggatttttatgttatttgattGAAACGGAagtaaaactggaaaattcaaatttcaaagatGGTATAAGAATTGAATAGTCaacttttaatacattattttttaaaggtcTTTTTTCCGCTAGCTACTCAATTAATTTAATGGGGGAGGGACTGATATAACATCTTTATAAGGACTTCTAACAGCCCAAAACAATAgctacttttttgtttattacactttaaaaaactttctttttaagTCGTGAAATTTATCAACTGAATGAGTATCGTTACAAAAAGGTGCTTAAGGTGTTAACTTGCCCTAGGAcaaataaatcttataatacaaaaacatttaatttccttGGACCCAGATTGTCTAATAAGCTCcctcaaaataaacaaaaactaataaaatgtatactttaactAAAGAAGTTACAAAATGGGTTTTGAAAATTGACAACATTGACTtcgttataatatatatgtatctcgtatatatatatatatatatatatatatatatatatacatatatatatatatatatatatatatatatatacgagatacatatagttttatatgtatttataatcttGTGTTCGTCGTGTGTATGTGAcggaactcctcctaaacgactggaccgattttttattaaatgtgttgtgtgttttcaatggaattcgagaatggttttgACTCACAATTTGgttccactggaaaatgtttttttaattaatttttaattttttaagttgttgatgattttgaatgttttacattggatccggcagactgcgctacgacacgtaatacaaagagaactgatacttaacagctattaatattttcagtttgaATTTCGTCAGAGGCACATGTGTTggaatttaaatttgagaaaatatttacaatattgtaaggtgcttttcaatggaattcgagaatggttttgactcacaatttggtccactggaaaatgtttttttaattaatttttaatttttaaagttgttgatggattttgaatgttttacattggatccggcagactgcgctacgacacgtaatacaaagagaactgatacttaacagctattaatatttttcagtttgaatttcgtcagaggcagaaacatgtgttggaatttaaatttgagaaaatattacaatattgtaaggtgcttgatcagtactgtaatgcagattgcaaacgACGAcgttatctaattttaaattttgattgcaaCCAATGATCTATAGACCATCTAATGCACTAGGAATACTGTTTAAAAACGCTGTTATATAAAacctaccttattgtataaagctatgtatgtttgcacataaggtaattgaACCTGGTTacattgaaagtaaataaaaaagccGAAGAAGATGCTTTATGACCGAAGTTGGTTTTCGTTggttatactttttattaatcgGGGCACACCCACACCCAACAAAAatactggaaatatattagatagaaaatgaatttaaaaaaaacggaatttgatttttttataaccaaACTAATTgaatacacatacacacacacacacacacacacacacacacacacgtgcgcgcgtgtgtatgtgtgtgtatatatataagtagatatgaatatggggttcctaggacacttttgggacagtcagaaaatcaatgtaaaatactgtccattgaaccataaacaaatctgagaaatcaaacaggaaatcacgaatgttaaataaccgaatctatagct is a genomic window of Homalodisca vitripennis isolate AUS2020 unplaced genomic scaffold, UT_GWSS_2.1 ScUCBcl_5152;HRSCAF=11751, whole genome shotgun sequence containing:
- the LOC124373250 gene encoding putative inorganic phosphate cotransporter; protein product: MGSLFWGYFPDDSPRRSSVAQVGTQVLDVRCHGFLLPSVQTHLAKWTPLQERNRTIAIVLSGTQFGTVLTMPIAGYLAASPWGWPSIFYCTGLCGVLWSVVWLFVAISDREREYIITTRIGSSSHSQGMKTPWRHILTSRPVWALTAAHFSFNWGKWTLITELSSFLRHVYGYDIKSNGLLSALPPVCCLLMVLVFSYIADFINMKEFISLTLSRKISNSIAQWGSAIGLCTMAFVSNPTSAVILLTVSIALTAGVLHG